A single genomic interval of Lathyrus oleraceus cultivar Zhongwan6 chromosome 7, CAAS_Psat_ZW6_1.0, whole genome shotgun sequence harbors:
- the LOC127103942 gene encoding albumin-1 isoform X2: MAYAKLSLLPFFLVATLLMMFPMKKVEADLCEKFACSRSDPVCNDGCHCILSKGAEGGVCVGNKHVVKKVEEHPDLCESHADCTRKGSGSFCARYPNSELKYGWCFDSNSDAEVSFKDAFTLNL, from the exons ATGGCTTATGCTAAGCTCTCTCTTTTGCCTTTTTTCTTGGTTGCCACGTTAT TGATGATGTTTCCCATGAAGAAG GTAGAAGCAGATCTTTGTGAGAAATTTGCTTGTTCCAGATCTGACCCAGTGTGTAATGATGGTTGTCATTGTATACTTTCTAAGGGTGCGGAGGGTGGTGTTTGCGTAGGAAACAAACATGTTGTAAAGAAGGTGGAAGAACATCCTGACCTATGTGAGTCTCATGCAGACTGCACAAGAAAGGGAAGTGGGAGCTTCTGCGCTCGTTATCCGAATTCGGAGCTTAAATATGGCTGGTGTTTTGACTCTAACTCTGATGCAGAAGTCTCATTCAAGGATGCTTTTACTCTGAATCTCTAA
- the LOC127103942 gene encoding albumin-1 isoform X1, with protein sequence MAYAKLSLLPFFLVATLLMMFPMKKVEANLCEKFACSRSDPVCNDGCHCILSKGAEGGVCVRNKHVAKKVEEHPDLCESHADCTRKGSGSFCARYPNSELKYGWCFDTNSDAEVSFKNAFTLNSLT encoded by the exons ATGGCTTATGCTAAGCTCTCTCTTTTGCCTTTTTTCTTGGTTGCCACGTTAT TGATGATGTTTCCCATGAAGAAGGTAGAAGCAAATCTTTGTGAGAAATTTGCTTGTTCCAGATCTGACCCAGTGTGTAATGATGGTTGTCATTGTATACTTTCTAAGGGTGCGGAGGGTGGTGTTTGCGTAAGAAACAAACATGTTGCAAAGAAGGTGGAAGAACATCCTGACCTATGTGAGTCTCATGCAGACTGCACAAGAAAGGGAAGTGGGAGCTTCTGCGCTCGTTATCCAAATTCGGAGCTTAAATATGGCTGGTGTTTTGACACTAACTCTGATGCAGAAGTCTCATTCAAGAATGCTTTTACTCTGAATTCTCTAACTTGA